The Planococcus versutus genome contains a region encoding:
- a CDS encoding flavin reductase family protein → MISIDPEQNEERDNYKLLVGSIIPRPIAFVTTQSASGVVNGAPFSYFNIVSSNPPMVSLAIQRPASGMKDTARNIYGNGEFVVHIVDRDNVTNINETAASLPPSESEVEMVGLTQVPSSIVSVPGIVESKIRMECRLVESVALGGDGPGSDLFIGKIVQFHIDEAIYEKGRIDPKGLDAVSRLAGTNYAAIGEIFSMERPK, encoded by the coding sequence TGATATCAATTGATCCGGAACAAAACGAGGAACGTGATAATTACAAACTATTAGTGGGCTCGATTATTCCACGACCCATCGCGTTTGTCACAACACAATCAGCGTCAGGAGTCGTTAATGGTGCACCGTTTAGCTATTTCAACATTGTTTCTTCCAATCCGCCGATGGTGTCGCTTGCGATTCAACGACCAGCAAGTGGCATGAAAGACACTGCTCGTAATATTTATGGCAACGGGGAGTTTGTCGTGCATATTGTAGACCGTGACAATGTAACGAACATCAACGAAACGGCTGCTTCTTTGCCCCCGTCAGAAAGTGAAGTCGAAATGGTAGGACTGACGCAAGTGCCGAGTTCAATCGTATCGGTTCCAGGCATTGTTGAGTCGAAAATCCGTATGGAATGCCGCTTAGTAGAATCAGTTGCGTTAGGTGGAGACGGTCCAGGCAGTGATTTGTTTATCGGGAAAATTGTCCAGTTCCACATTGACGAAGCTATTTACGAAAAAGGGCGCATCGATCCGAAGGGACTAGATGCTGTAAGCCGGTTAGCAGGAACAAATTATGCAGCGATCGGCGAGATTTTTTCGATGGAGCGTCCGAAATAG